A window of the Nisaea acidiphila genome harbors these coding sequences:
- the boxC gene encoding 2,3-epoxybenzoyl-CoA dihydrolase yields MMIDFRTDPSRYKHWKLEFDGRRADLIMDVDENGGLFDGYELKLNSYDLGVDIELYDAIQRLRFEHPEVKVVVLRSAKDRVFCAGANIRMLAGAAHAHKVNFCKFTNETRNYMEEASAESGQKYLAAVTGACAGGGYELALATDHIILTDDGSSSVALPEAPLLAVLPGTGGLTRVTDKRKVRRDRADVFCAIEEGIKGKRAADWHLVDEVAPNSKFDEVVAARVAAMAESSDRPADSKGIAFPKIEREIDGDLMRYDLVTVEIDRDERNATILLKGPEADAPADVAALAALGTDYWLLKLCRELDDAILHLRLNELEIGTLIFKTVGDGAKVLAHDAFLAANRDNWLAREILLYWKRVMKRVDVTSRSLVALVEPGSCFAGSLAELLFASDRSYMLEGQLDGDNRPPAEIVLGPANFGPFPMSNGLTRLETRFIGEPDTLKAAQENAGESLDAERADELGLVTFIFDDIDWEDEVRIFLEERASYSPDALTGMEANLRFAGPETMETKIFGRLTAWQNWIFQRPNAVGPEGALGRYGTGRKPEYDIKRV; encoded by the coding sequence ATGATGATCGATTTCCGGACCGATCCGTCCCGCTACAAGCACTGGAAGCTGGAATTCGACGGCCGGAGGGCCGACCTCATCATGGATGTAGACGAGAACGGCGGGCTGTTCGACGGTTACGAGCTGAAGCTCAATTCCTACGATCTCGGTGTCGATATCGAGCTGTATGACGCGATCCAGCGTCTGCGTTTCGAGCATCCCGAGGTCAAGGTCGTGGTGCTCCGCTCGGCCAAGGACCGGGTATTCTGCGCCGGCGCCAATATCCGCATGCTTGCGGGCGCGGCCCATGCCCACAAGGTGAATTTCTGCAAGTTCACCAACGAGACCCGGAACTATATGGAAGAGGCGAGTGCCGAGTCCGGCCAGAAATACCTCGCGGCGGTAACCGGGGCCTGCGCCGGCGGCGGCTACGAGCTGGCGCTGGCGACCGACCACATCATCCTGACCGATGACGGCTCCTCCTCGGTCGCCCTGCCGGAAGCGCCGCTGCTCGCCGTGCTGCCCGGCACGGGCGGTCTCACTCGCGTCACCGACAAGCGCAAGGTGCGCCGCGACCGCGCGGACGTGTTCTGCGCCATCGAGGAAGGGATCAAGGGCAAGCGCGCCGCCGATTGGCACCTGGTCGACGAGGTCGCCCCGAACTCGAAATTCGATGAGGTTGTTGCCGCCCGGGTCGCCGCGATGGCGGAAAGCTCCGACCGCCCGGCGGATTCGAAGGGGATCGCGTTCCCGAAGATCGAGCGCGAGATCGACGGCGATCTGATGCGCTACGATCTGGTCACGGTCGAGATCGACCGCGACGAGCGCAACGCGACCATTCTGCTCAAGGGACCGGAAGCGGACGCCCCGGCGGATGTGGCCGCGCTGGCCGCGCTCGGAACCGATTACTGGCTGCTGAAGCTCTGCCGCGAGCTGGACGACGCGATCCTGCATCTGCGCCTGAACGAGCTTGAGATCGGCACGCTGATCTTCAAGACCGTGGGCGACGGCGCCAAGGTTCTGGCGCATGACGCTTTTCTCGCCGCCAACCGGGACAACTGGCTCGCCCGCGAGATCCTGCTCTACTGGAAGCGGGTGATGAAACGCGTCGATGTCACCTCCCGCTCGCTGGTCGCGCTGGTCGAGCCGGGAAGCTGCTTCGCCGGCTCGCTCGCCGAGCTGCTGTTCGCCTCGGATCGTTCCTACATGCTGGAAGGCCAGCTCGACGGGGACAACCGGCCGCCGGCGGAGATCGTGCTCGGCCCGGCCAATTTCGGCCCGTTCCCCATGAGCAACGGGCTGACGCGGCTGGAAACCCGGTTCATCGGCGAGCCGGATACGCTGAAGGCGGCGCAGGAAAATGCCGGCGAGAGTCTGGATGCGGAGCGTGCCGACGAGCTCGGTCTCGTCACCTTCATCTTCGACGACATCGACTGGGAAGACGAGGTGCGCATCTTCCTCGAGGAGCGCGCCAGCTACTCTCCGGATGCGCTCACCGGCATGGAGGCCAACCTCCGCTTTGCCGGGCCCGAGACCATGGAAACCAAGATCTTCGGACGGCTGACCGCTTGGCAGAACTGGATCTTCCAGCGCCCGAACGCCGTCGGCCCCGAGGGCGCGCTCGGCCGATACGGCACCGGCCGCAAGCCCGAATACGACATCAAGCGGGTCTGA
- a CDS encoding ABC transporter permease, which produces MQDFAASFSLAFSLIFSADPELAEIVLLSLKVSLSATLAASAIGMSLGAAIAIFRFPGRGAILVIANAMMGLPPVVVGLAIYMLLSNAGPLGGFGLLYSPTAMIIAQTVLVTPIATALTRQVIADLHGEYDEQLRSLALGPVDTLTTLLWDARFSLITVALAGFGRAIAEVGAVIIVGGNINHVTRVMTTAIALETSKGDLALALALGLILIGISIAVNAALMALKGTARRFAYE; this is translated from the coding sequence ATGCAGGATTTTGCAGCATCCTTCTCGCTGGCCTTCAGCCTGATCTTCTCGGCGGACCCGGAACTCGCCGAAATCGTGCTGCTGTCCCTCAAGGTCAGTCTCTCGGCGACGCTGGCAGCCTCGGCCATCGGCATGTCGCTCGGCGCGGCCATCGCGATTTTCCGCTTTCCGGGCCGCGGCGCGATCCTGGTGATCGCCAATGCCATGATGGGATTGCCGCCGGTCGTGGTCGGCCTCGCCATCTACATGCTGCTCTCGAATGCGGGGCCGCTCGGTGGGTTCGGGCTGCTCTATTCTCCGACCGCGATGATCATCGCGCAGACCGTGCTGGTGACACCGATCGCGACAGCGCTGACCCGGCAGGTCATTGCCGATCTGCACGGGGAATACGACGAACAGCTCCGCTCCCTCGCCCTCGGTCCGGTCGATACGCTCACCACCCTGCTCTGGGATGCCCGGTTCTCGCTGATCACCGTTGCGCTGGCCGGGTTCGGTAGGGCCATCGCCGAGGTCGGTGCCGTCATCATCGTCGGCGGCAACATCAATCACGTCACCCGGGTGATGACCACGGCGATCGCGCTGGAAACTTCGAAAGGCGACCTTGCCCTTGCCCTCGCGCTCGGACTGATCCTGATCGGCATCTCGATTGCAGTGAATGCCGCGCTGATGGCGCTCAAGGGCACGGCCAGGCGGTTCGCCTATGAATAA
- a CDS encoding ATP-binding cassette domain-containing protein, which produces MNNLPEKVSRNASFTRQNLVLPMRAEDLRYAPDGVALLHDVSLQIAEGGVSMILGANGAGKSILMRILHGLITPHGGRVLWRGGEATDAVRRRQAMVFQKPVLLRRSVAANMEHALKAAGVARGDRGPRIEAALQEAGIAHLAKRPARVLSGGEQQRLAVARALSLRPDVLFLDEPTASLDPASTAAIEALILAADRRGCKVVMISHDLHQAQRLAGEIVFMDRGRITEQSAAETFFEQPASTAARDFLAGRLHLPDGTTS; this is translated from the coding sequence ATGAATAACCTGCCCGAGAAAGTCAGCCGGAACGCCTCCTTCACCCGGCAGAACCTGGTGCTGCCGATGCGCGCGGAGGATCTCCGCTACGCACCCGACGGCGTCGCCCTGTTGCACGACGTCTCGCTGCAGATCGCCGAAGGCGGGGTCAGCATGATCCTCGGCGCGAACGGTGCCGGCAAAAGCATCCTGATGCGGATCCTGCACGGTCTGATTACGCCTCACGGAGGCCGCGTGCTCTGGCGCGGCGGAGAGGCGACCGACGCCGTCCGGCGGCGCCAGGCGATGGTGTTCCAGAAACCGGTCCTGCTCCGGCGTTCCGTTGCCGCAAATATGGAGCACGCGCTGAAAGCCGCCGGCGTCGCGCGCGGCGACCGCGGTCCCCGCATTGAGGCGGCCCTTCAAGAAGCCGGGATCGCGCATCTGGCAAAACGCCCGGCGCGGGTCCTCTCCGGCGGCGAACAACAGCGCCTCGCGGTTGCCCGCGCGCTCAGCCTGCGGCCGGACGTTCTGTTCCTCGACGAGCCGACAGCCAGCCTCGACCCGGCCTCCACCGCGGCCATCGAGGCGCTGATCCTCGCCGCCGACAGGCGCGGCTGCAAGGTGGTGATGATCAGTCACGACCTGCATCAGGCGCAGCGCCTCGCAGGCGAGATCGTCTTCATGGATCGCGGCCGGATCACCGAACAAAGCGCCGCCGAAACCTTCTTCGAGCAGCCGGCCAGTACCGCGGCGCGCGATTTTCTTGCCGGACGGCTGCATCTGCCGGACGGCACGACATCCTGA
- a CDS encoding substrate-binding domain-containing protein produces MKHLTKLLAGLVLAALTGFGSAGGAIAADKFIILQSTTSTQNSGLFDYMLPKFTGKTGIEVRVVAVGTGQALKNARNGDGDVLFVHAKPAEEKFVAEGFGVKRQDVMFNDFVIVGPAADPAKVGGMRNAPEALKMIASAAAPFASRGDDSGTHKKEKRLWNAAGVDAAASSGSWYRETGSGMGATLNAAVGMGAYALTDRATWISFKNKGDFKVQVEGDKALFNQYGVILVNPAKHPNVKKEEGQAFIDWVTGPDGQATINSYKLNGQQLFFANAN; encoded by the coding sequence ATGAAACATCTGACGAAATTACTTGCCGGGCTGGTGCTGGCCGCACTGACCGGATTCGGCAGCGCCGGCGGCGCGATTGCCGCCGACAAGTTCATCATCCTGCAGTCGACGACCTCGACGCAGAATTCCGGACTGTTCGACTACATGCTGCCGAAATTCACCGGGAAGACCGGGATCGAGGTACGGGTCGTGGCCGTTGGGACCGGCCAGGCGCTGAAGAATGCACGCAACGGCGACGGGGACGTTCTCTTCGTGCATGCCAAGCCCGCCGAGGAGAAGTTCGTCGCCGAGGGCTTCGGGGTGAAGCGCCAGGACGTCATGTTCAACGACTTCGTCATCGTCGGCCCGGCCGCCGATCCGGCGAAGGTCGGCGGCATGCGGAATGCACCGGAAGCCCTGAAGATGATCGCCTCGGCGGCGGCTCCCTTCGCGTCGCGCGGCGACGACAGCGGCACCCACAAGAAGGAAAAGCGGCTCTGGAACGCTGCCGGCGTGGACGCCGCGGCGTCCAGCGGGTCCTGGTATCGCGAGACCGGCTCCGGCATGGGCGCGACCCTGAACGCCGCCGTCGGCATGGGGGCCTATGCCCTGACCGACCGGGCCACCTGGATCAGCTTCAAGAACAAGGGCGATTTCAAGGTCCAGGTCGAGGGCGACAAGGCGCTCTTCAACCAGTACGGCGTCATCCTGGTGAACCCGGCCAAACATCCGAACGTGAAGAAGGAAGAGGGCCAGGCCTTCATCGACTGGGTCACCGGCCCGGACGGTCAGGCCACGATCAACAGCTACAAGCTGAACGGTCAGCAGCTTTTCTTCGCCAACGCGAACTGA
- a CDS encoding helix-turn-helix transcriptional regulator, whose product MTAAPAFLTVRELADLLRVKERKVYQLAADGEVPCRRVTGKLLFPRDEIEAWIGGGDDSAGVPEVSGMRPAIVAGSHDPLLDWAIRESGAALPTLFDGSLDGLHRFQRREVSVAAIHIPEAAGVRWNLDAVDALGPRRDAVLISWARRSRGLIVAAGNPLGIATVTDLEGRRVIPRQDMAGSQILLRQLLDESGLGEADIRRIDPPARTESEVAEAVHAGRADCGLGLAAAAGQSDLGFVPLVEEEFDLLVCRKFYFERPFQSLLDFARSALFRVRAEELGGYDISGLGRIRDNAP is encoded by the coding sequence ATGACAGCGGCCCCAGCCTTTCTCACCGTGCGTGAACTTGCCGATTTGCTTCGCGTCAAGGAGCGCAAGGTTTATCAGCTCGCCGCCGACGGCGAGGTGCCGTGCCGGCGCGTAACAGGGAAGCTGCTGTTCCCGCGCGACGAGATCGAGGCATGGATCGGAGGAGGGGATGACTCCGCTGGCGTTCCGGAGGTATCTGGAATGCGCCCGGCCATTGTTGCCGGCAGTCACGATCCCTTGCTGGACTGGGCGATCCGGGAGTCCGGCGCGGCTTTGCCGACGCTATTCGACGGCAGTCTCGACGGGCTGCACCGGTTTCAGCGGCGCGAGGTCTCGGTCGCCGCCATTCATATCCCCGAAGCAGCAGGAGTGCGCTGGAACCTGGATGCCGTCGATGCGCTTGGTCCGAGACGGGACGCGGTACTGATTTCCTGGGCCAGACGGTCGCGGGGACTGATTGTCGCCGCCGGGAATCCTCTTGGCATTGCAACCGTCACGGATCTTGAGGGGCGCCGGGTGATTCCGCGTCAGGATATGGCCGGAAGCCAGATCCTCCTGCGCCAGCTGCTGGACGAGTCAGGTCTCGGCGAAGCCGATATCAGGAGGATCGACCCGCCGGCGAGGACCGAATCCGAAGTGGCGGAGGCGGTGCATGCGGGACGCGCCGATTGCGGGCTCGGGCTGGCGGCTGCGGCGGGGCAGAGTGATCTCGGCTTTGTCCCCCTGGTGGAAGAGGAATTCGATCTTCTGGTCTGCCGGAAATTCTATTTCGAGCGCCCTTTCCAGAGCTTGCTGGATTTCGCCCGTTCCGCTCTCTTCCGGGTTCGGGCGGAGGAACTCGGGGGCTATGATATTTCCGGGCTCGGCCGGATCCGGGACAACGCGCCCTGA
- a CDS encoding c-type cytochrome, producing the protein MMRRRLQAILVLGALCAGEAHADEAALVAAGREISLQHCGRCHVIDPAHGIGGIGSTPSFKLLMSLADGEQRFVTFFDRRPHGGFIRMEGVERLTPLPPSAAEIHLTADDLDAIVAFALSLK; encoded by the coding sequence ATGATGCGCCGCCGGCTGCAGGCTATTCTCGTTCTTGGCGCCCTGTGTGCCGGGGAGGCGCATGCCGACGAGGCCGCGCTCGTCGCGGCGGGGCGGGAGATCTCGCTGCAACACTGCGGGCGGTGCCATGTGATCGATCCGGCGCACGGTATCGGCGGGATCGGAAGCACGCCCTCCTTCAAATTGCTGATGTCCTTGGCCGACGGAGAACAGCGCTTCGTCACCTTCTTCGACCGGCGGCCCCATGGCGGTTTCATCCGCATGGAAGGGGTCGAGCGCCTGACGCCCCTGCCGCCGAGCGCCGCCGAAATTCATCTGACCGCGGACGATCTCGACGCGATCGTCGCGTTCGCGCTGTCTCTTAAATAG
- a CDS encoding c-type cytochrome, whose amino-acid sequence MRIASALLFATASAVPVEAELIGHGGPVHAIVVAPDGMTALTAGFDYSVIYWDLPQERARRLMYGHDAAVSDVAFVPGSSRAVSGGNDGAVYLWTLGQTEPAALLTRHRGRVAAIAVAPDGSRVASAGFDGLIHVAPLDGNGELKVLKGHAGPVNAVQFMTHGARLLSAGYDGTVRIWEPDANAVPEIFAEVGLPVNKLFLAPDERTLVVAGTDEAVRLFDLESGKERRFMLGHEAPVLSIDVDLDGKRFATGGAKGQIVLWSLADGRPLQTLRGHEGPVWSVTFTPDGRQLLSAGRDAKVARWDLESGREIGATRAPEAALFVPEGDALAARGAELFGTCAVCHTLAPDGGNRAGPTLFGVFGRRVGSVEGYPYSRALRESDIVWSEQTIGELFEKGPEHVVPGTKMPLQRLGSGEDRKALLHFLRAALAEAERQYGRN is encoded by the coding sequence ATGAGGATCGCGTCCGCTCTTCTGTTTGCGACGGCATCGGCTGTGCCTGTCGAAGCCGAGCTGATCGGCCATGGCGGGCCGGTACATGCCATCGTTGTCGCGCCGGACGGCATGACAGCGCTCACCGCCGGCTTCGATTATTCGGTAATCTATTGGGATCTTCCGCAGGAGCGGGCCCGGCGTCTGATGTATGGCCACGACGCGGCGGTCAGCGACGTCGCTTTCGTGCCCGGATCTTCGCGCGCGGTTTCCGGTGGCAATGACGGCGCGGTCTATCTCTGGACCCTTGGGCAAACCGAACCGGCCGCGTTGCTGACCCGCCACCGGGGCCGGGTGGCCGCGATCGCCGTCGCGCCCGACGGGAGCCGGGTCGCCTCCGCGGGGTTCGACGGACTGATCCATGTCGCCCCGCTGGACGGCAACGGAGAGCTCAAGGTTCTGAAGGGGCATGCCGGCCCGGTGAACGCGGTCCAGTTCATGACGCACGGCGCGCGCTTGTTGAGTGCCGGTTACGACGGGACGGTCCGCATCTGGGAGCCGGATGCGAATGCGGTTCCCGAGATTTTCGCCGAGGTCGGATTGCCGGTGAACAAGTTGTTCCTGGCCCCGGACGAACGCACGCTGGTCGTTGCCGGAACCGACGAGGCGGTCCGGCTGTTCGATCTCGAGAGCGGCAAAGAGCGACGATTTATGCTGGGCCACGAGGCGCCGGTACTCTCGATCGATGTCGATCTGGACGGCAAGCGCTTCGCAACCGGCGGAGCGAAAGGACAGATCGTGCTCTGGTCGCTCGCCGACGGTCGCCCGCTGCAGACCCTCCGCGGTCACGAGGGACCGGTCTGGTCCGTCACCTTCACGCCGGACGGGAGACAGCTGCTCTCCGCCGGTCGCGATGCCAAGGTTGCGCGATGGGACCTGGAAAGCGGTCGCGAGATCGGTGCCACGCGCGCGCCGGAAGCGGCGCTTTTCGTCCCGGAAGGGGATGCGCTCGCGGCACGCGGGGCGGAATTGTTCGGCACCTGCGCGGTCTGCCACACGCTGGCCCCGGACGGTGGCAATCGGGCCGGGCCAACGCTCTTCGGCGTTTTCGGCCGCCGGGTCGGCAGCGTCGAAGGCTATCCCTATTCCAGGGCGCTCCGCGAGAGCGACATCGTCTGGAGCGAACAGACCATTGGAGAGTTGTTCGAAAAGGGGCCGGAGCATGTCGTCCCCGGCACCAAGATGCCGCTGCAGAGGCTCGGCAGTGGCGAGGACAGGAAAGCCCTTCTGCATTTTCTGCGCGCCGCGCTCGCGGAGGCCGAACGACAATACGGACGGAATTGA
- a CDS encoding formate dehydrogenase subunit gamma gives MTSSHCFGRLAGIALAVFLFAGFAAATGMALVPEAAAQQAGQVPGNTLGTSSDSDFWRQVRQGQQGQVSIPDARAGVMIQSEGDNWRAFRNGPLSLYGAWALLGILILLSLFFILRGRIKVEHGLSGKLIERFNSVERFAHWLTATSFVVLALTGLNVLYGRYALLPVIGPDAFSAITIAGKYLHNYIAFAFMVGVVMMFVLWVKHNIPNRLDLVWLAKAGGLFTKGVHPSSKKFNAGQKVIFWSVILGGVSISASGIALLFPFELHMFGKTFAVLNMFGANLPADLTVMQEMQLSQLWHSIVGLALIVIIIAHIYIGSIGMEGAFDAMGSGMVDENWAKEHHDLWVEEVQARQASAGSD, from the coding sequence ATGACGAGTTCACATTGCTTCGGGCGCCTCGCGGGCATTGCCCTCGCCGTTTTCCTGTTTGCCGGTTTCGCTGCGGCGACCGGCATGGCTCTCGTGCCGGAGGCGGCCGCGCAGCAGGCGGGACAGGTACCCGGCAACACGCTCGGAACCTCAAGCGACTCCGATTTCTGGCGTCAGGTCCGTCAGGGTCAGCAGGGACAGGTTTCCATCCCCGATGCCCGTGCCGGGGTCATGATCCAGTCCGAGGGGGACAATTGGCGGGCCTTCCGCAACGGGCCGCTTTCGCTCTACGGCGCCTGGGCGCTTCTCGGCATCCTCATTCTGCTCAGCCTGTTCTTCATCCTGCGCGGCCGGATCAAGGTCGAGCACGGTCTCAGCGGCAAGCTGATAGAGCGTTTTAACTCGGTCGAGCGGTTTGCCCACTGGCTGACGGCGACCAGTTTCGTTGTCCTCGCGCTGACCGGGCTGAACGTGCTGTACGGCCGCTATGCGCTTTTGCCGGTGATCGGCCCGGACGCTTTTTCGGCGATCACCATCGCGGGCAAGTACCTGCATAATTACATCGCCTTTGCCTTCATGGTCGGCGTGGTGATGATGTTCGTGCTCTGGGTGAAGCACAACATTCCGAACCGCCTGGACCTGGTCTGGCTGGCGAAGGCCGGGGGCCTGTTCACCAAGGGTGTGCATCCGTCCTCGAAGAAATTCAACGCGGGCCAGAAGGTGATCTTCTGGTCGGTGATTCTCGGCGGCGTCTCGATCAGCGCGTCCGGGATCGCCCTGCTCTTTCCCTTTGAGCTTCATATGTTCGGCAAGACCTTCGCCGTGCTGAACATGTTTGGTGCGAACCTTCCAGCCGATCTCACGGTGATGCAGGAGATGCAGCTCTCGCAGCTCTGGCACTCGATCGTGGGGCTCGCCCTGATCGTGATCATCATCGCCCATATCTATATCGGTTCCATCGGCATGGAGGGGGCGTTCGACGCCATGGGCAGCGGCATGGTCGACGAGAACTGGGCCAAGGAGCACCATGACCTCTGGGTCGAGGAAGTTCAGGCGCGCCAGGCCTCGGCCGGGTCGGACTAG
- the fdh3B gene encoding formate dehydrogenase FDH3 subunit beta encodes MARMKFLCDAERCIECNACVTACKNEHEVPWGVNRRRVVTINDGKPGERSISVACMHCSDAPCMAVCPVDCFYQTDEGVVLHSKDLCIGCGYCLYACPFGAPQYPQAGNFGSRGKMDKCTFCAGGPEDDHSSVEFQKYGRNRLAEGKLPLCAEMCSTKALLAGDGDVVSAIYRERTVARGFGSGAWGWGTAYDQKTGG; translated from the coding sequence ATGGCACGTATGAAGTTCCTTTGTGACGCCGAGCGCTGCATCGAATGCAACGCCTGCGTCACGGCCTGCAAGAACGAGCATGAGGTTCCCTGGGGCGTGAACCGCCGCCGTGTCGTCACCATCAATGACGGCAAGCCCGGCGAACGGTCCATCTCGGTGGCCTGCATGCATTGCTCGGACGCACCCTGCATGGCGGTGTGCCCGGTCGATTGCTTCTATCAGACCGACGAGGGTGTGGTTCTGCACTCCAAGGATCTGTGCATCGGCTGCGGCTATTGCCTTTATGCCTGTCCGTTCGGGGCACCGCAGTACCCGCAAGCCGGCAATTTCGGCAGCCGCGGCAAGATGGACAAGTGCACCTTCTGCGCCGGCGGTCCGGAAGACGATCACAGCTCGGTCGAGTTCCAGAAGTACGGCCGGAACCGCCTCGCCGAGGGCAAACTGCCGCTTTGCGCGGAAATGTGCTCGACCAAGGCACTGCTCGCCGGTGACGGGGACGTGGTCTCCGCCATCTATCGCGAGCGGACCGTGGCCCGCGGCTTCGGCTCGGGCGCGTGGGGCTGGGGCACGGCCTACGACCAGAAAACGGGCGGCTAA